The following coding sequences are from one Paludisphaera rhizosphaerae window:
- a CDS encoding DUF1559 family PulG-like putative transporter — protein MSLPHNNDPRWIRGFTLIELLVVIAIIAVLIALLLPAVQSAREAARRIQCVNNLKQIALAAHNYHDVNNCFPTARPSSSPQYGHMVTLLPFLEQGVLTNAFNVSLSGGFADPGNQTVANTNLSVLLCPSNPNQQTIRLRKSSSTGKSYGAYITDANGNFMTGWVCDYWVNHAISAATMTLLDPSATTAPDPIFKGTAPNMAMVTDGLSNTTMFLEHAGYDKHYVKGVGWPMPDSDLTLDQPGAWGAWLGWCAFMVQGYSNSPPPTNTSTPAGTACAINCNNSQGVFGFHPAGANVAMGDGSVRMFSTSMTVANLMALVSRSGGEIVSQ, from the coding sequence ATGAGTCTCCCCCACAACAACGACCCTCGTTGGATTCGCGGTTTCACCCTGATCGAGCTGCTGGTCGTCATCGCGATCATCGCCGTGCTGATCGCTCTGCTCCTCCCCGCGGTTCAATCGGCCCGCGAGGCCGCGCGAAGGATTCAGTGCGTCAACAATCTGAAGCAGATCGCTCTCGCGGCTCACAACTACCACGACGTCAACAACTGCTTCCCCACGGCGAGGCCTTCCTCTTCCCCGCAGTACGGCCACATGGTGACGCTCCTGCCGTTCCTGGAGCAGGGCGTTCTGACCAACGCGTTCAACGTCTCGCTTTCGGGAGGGTTCGCCGACCCGGGGAATCAGACGGTGGCGAACACGAATCTGTCGGTCCTGCTCTGCCCGTCGAACCCCAACCAGCAGACCATCCGCCTGCGCAAGTCCAGCTCGACGGGGAAGTCGTACGGGGCGTACATCACCGACGCCAACGGCAACTTCATGACCGGCTGGGTTTGCGACTACTGGGTCAACCACGCCATCAGCGCGGCGACCATGACCCTGCTCGACCCCAGCGCGACGACCGCGCCCGACCCGATCTTCAAGGGGACCGCGCCGAACATGGCGATGGTCACCGACGGGCTCTCGAACACCACGATGTTCCTGGAGCATGCGGGCTACGACAAGCACTACGTCAAGGGCGTGGGCTGGCCGATGCCGGATTCGGACCTCACGCTCGACCAGCCCGGCGCCTGGGGCGCCTGGCTCGGCTGGTGCGCGTTCATGGTTCAGGGGTATTCCAACTCGCCGCCGCCGACCAATACCAGTACCCCGGCCGGAACGGCCTGCGCGATCAACTGCAACAACTCGCAGGGGGTCTTCGGCTTCCACCCGGCCGGGGCGAACGTCGCCATGGGGGACGGCAGCGTCCGGATGTTCTCCACGAGCATGACGGTCGCCAACCTGATGGCTCTGGTCAGCCGGAGCGGCGGGGAGATCGTCTCGCAATGA